From one Rhopalosiphum padi isolate XX-2018 chromosome 2, ASM2088224v1, whole genome shotgun sequence genomic stretch:
- the LOC132923212 gene encoding aldo-keto reductase family 1 member B1-like isoform X2, with protein sequence MASNNQFVTFNNGEKYPILGFGTWKSKPGEVEEAVKIAIDTGYRHFDCAMFYGNEKEIGDAINQKIDEGVVVREDLFITSKLWNIFHQPDIVETVLKKTLSDLQVEYLDLYLIHWPMAFKEGGLNDDFIPKDDNGATIEGNGSYIDTWKAMEELVENGLTKSIGVSNFNKNQIQQILEVAAIKPVECHPYLTQKKLKEFCDEHDIILTAYSPLGSPDNPWKKPEDPTLLEDPKIMGIAEKYNKTSAQILIKYQIQRGIMVIPKSVTKIRIESNFEVWDFELEQEDIDQIDTFDCNGRFVHMKGNMHFKDYPFNDDY encoded by the exons tcAAAACCCGGTGAAGTTGAAGAAGCAGTGAAAATTGCGATTGATACAGGTTACAGACATTTTGATTGTGCAATGTTTTATGGAAATGAAAAAGAAATAGGAGATGCTATTAATCAGAAAATTGATGAAGGTGTAGTAGTTCGTGAAGATTTGTTCATTACTAGTaaa TTATGGAATATTTTTCATCAACCTGATATTGTTGAAacagtgttaaaaaaaactttatcagATTTACAAGTTGAATATTTGGATTTGTACTTGATTCACTGGCCTATGGCTTTCAAA GAGGGCGGATTAAATGATGATTTTATTCCCAAAGACGATAATGGTGCCACAATTGAAGGTAATGGTTCATACATTGATACATGGAAAGCTATGGAAGAATTGGTAGAAAATGGTCTAACAAAATCAATAGGTGTatctaattttaacaaaaatcaaatacaaCAAATATTAGAAGTAGCTGCTATAAAACCG gttgaATGCCATCCTTATTTAacccaaaaaaaattgaaagaatTTTGTGAcgaacatgatataatattaactgcATATAGTCCACTAGGAAGTCCAGATAATCCATGGAAAAAACCTGAAGACCCAACTCTCTTAGAAGATCCAAAAATTATGGGCATcgcagaaaaatataataaaacttcagctcagatattaataaaatatcaaattcaaAGAGGAATTATGGTTATTCCAAAATCTGTAACTAAGATTCGTATTGAATCCAACTTTGAAGTATGGGACTTCGAACTTGAACAAGAGGATATTGATCAAATCGATACATTTGATTGCAATGGTCGCTTCGTACACATGAAAGg gaacatGCATTTTAAGGATTATCCATTCaatgatgattattaa
- the LOC132923212 gene encoding aldo-keto reductase family 1 member B1-like isoform X1, whose product MASNNQFVTFNNGEKYPILGFGTWKSKPGEVEEAVKIAIDTGYRHFDCAMFYGNEKEIGDAINQKIDEGVVVREDLFITSKLWNIFHQPDIVETVLKKTLSDLQVEYLDLYLIHWPMAFKEGGLNDDFIPKDDNGATIEGNGSYIDTWKAMEELVENGLTKSIGVSNFNKNQIQQILEVAAIKPVNNQVECHPYLTQKKLKEFCDEHDIILTAYSPLGSPDNPWKKPEDPTLLEDPKIMGIAEKYNKTSAQILIKYQIQRGIMVIPKSVTKIRIESNFEVWDFELEQEDIDQIDTFDCNGRFVHMKGNMHFKDYPFNDDY is encoded by the exons tcAAAACCCGGTGAAGTTGAAGAAGCAGTGAAAATTGCGATTGATACAGGTTACAGACATTTTGATTGTGCAATGTTTTATGGAAATGAAAAAGAAATAGGAGATGCTATTAATCAGAAAATTGATGAAGGTGTAGTAGTTCGTGAAGATTTGTTCATTACTAGTaaa TTATGGAATATTTTTCATCAACCTGATATTGTTGAAacagtgttaaaaaaaactttatcagATTTACAAGTTGAATATTTGGATTTGTACTTGATTCACTGGCCTATGGCTTTCAAA GAGGGCGGATTAAATGATGATTTTATTCCCAAAGACGATAATGGTGCCACAATTGAAGGTAATGGTTCATACATTGATACATGGAAAGCTATGGAAGAATTGGTAGAAAATGGTCTAACAAAATCAATAGGTGTatctaattttaacaaaaatcaaatacaaCAAATATTAGAAGTAGCTGCTATAAAACCGGTTAACAATCAA gttgaATGCCATCCTTATTTAacccaaaaaaaattgaaagaatTTTGTGAcgaacatgatataatattaactgcATATAGTCCACTAGGAAGTCCAGATAATCCATGGAAAAAACCTGAAGACCCAACTCTCTTAGAAGATCCAAAAATTATGGGCATcgcagaaaaatataataaaacttcagctcagatattaataaaatatcaaattcaaAGAGGAATTATGGTTATTCCAAAATCTGTAACTAAGATTCGTATTGAATCCAACTTTGAAGTATGGGACTTCGAACTTGAACAAGAGGATATTGATCAAATCGATACATTTGATTGCAATGGTCGCTTCGTACACATGAAAGg gaacatGCATTTTAAGGATTATCCATTCaatgatgattattaa